From Sceloporus undulatus isolate JIND9_A2432 ecotype Alabama chromosome 6, SceUnd_v1.1, whole genome shotgun sequence, one genomic window encodes:
- the LOC121934648 gene encoding uncharacterized protein LOC121934648 — MGIGRKVRKGLGRLCCFGSCPDVLDDEPGSFFRLLKEEATSTKDTSTQNLTSDLEGFLPSSERKESPKEPSTKEASTHMLASDLEALLPSLERKERPEKTSIKDTSTQTLVSDLEALPPLLERKEMPQGTSIKEASTKTVMSDLEMLPPSPEVADQVLESGDSEERHPSTPCERPQEPEEPDRGECTNQRRAALDAKLRSSSGKEILHRICQQMPNYVPQIALEMANILAVNHLDLVIDHFFESSEKDCERMAHAVLCSPLCDVDKAIRIFLCKVTKCSCMFQETEEQVKAIRAVGMIIKHHSNVNKLKSWAPHFFAAFWYAMVVANRKIKEEETSGSSGSYPSPQEITEIVTTLFERTEMMHIVT, encoded by the exons ATGGGGATTGGCAGA AAAGTCAGGAAAGGGTTGGGAAGGTTATGTTGCTTCGGAAGCTGCCCGGATGTGTTGGACGACGAACCAGGGTCTTTTTtcag ATTGCTCAAGGAGGAAGCAACTTCCACCAAGGATACCAGCACCCAAAACTTGACCTCAGATTTGGAAGGGTTTCTGCCttcatcagaaagaaaagagagtccaAAAGAACCTTCCACCAAAGAAGCCAGCACTCACATGTTGGCTTCAGATTTGGAAGCCCTTCTGCCATccttggaaagaaaagagaggccaGAAAAAACTTCCATCAAGGACACCAGCACTCAAACTTTGGTGTCAGATTTGGAGGCCCTTCCACCTTTgttggaaagaaaagagatgccCCAAGGAacttccatcaaggaagccagcACTAAGACTGTGATGTCTGATTTGGAGATGCTTCCACCTTCACCG gaagtagcTGACCAGGTCTTGGAGAGCGGGGACAGTGAAGAGAGACACCCTTCAACCCCTTGTGAAAG ACCTCAGGAGCCAGAAGAACCTGACCGTGGCGAGTGCACTAATCAAAGGCGTGCTGCTTTGGATGCGAAACTTCGCTCGTCCTCA GGAAAGGAAATTCTGCATCGTATTTGTCAGCAAATGCCCAATTATGTCCCCCAAATAGCCCTGGAAATGGCAAACATTCTGGCAGTAAACCATCTGGACCTTGTGATAGACCATTTTTTTGAGTCCTCTGAAAA GGACTGTGAGCGCATGGCACATGCTGTGTTGTGTTCACCCCTCTGTGATGTGGATAAGGCAATACGTATTTTTCTGTGCAAAGTGACTAAATGCTCTTGTATGTTTCAAGAGACAGAAGAGCAG GTCAAGGCGATCAGAGCTGTCGGCATGATTATCAAACATCACAGCAACGTCAACAAGTTAAAGTCCTGGGCCCCACATTTCTTTGCTGCCTTCTGGTATGCCATGGTTGTTGCAAACCGAAAAAtcaaggaggaggagaccagcgGGAGCTCCGGAAGCTACCCATCTCCACA AGAAATCACGGAGATTGTTACAACCCTGTTTGAGAGAACGGAGATGATGCACATAGTAACATAG